The following nucleotide sequence is from Pseudarthrobacter psychrotolerans.
CAGTACACGTTCAGCGAATCCGACCTGGCAATGATCCGTCAGAGGCGCGGGGCAGCGAACCGTTTAGGCGTTGCTGCGCAGTTGTGTTTGCTGCGCTTCCCCGGACAAGGTCTATCGGCCGAGACCGACGTCCCTGCAGCGCTGTTGCACTGGATCGGACGAGAACTTGGCATCGACCCGGCCTGTTGGCCGGATTATGCCGCACGGGAAGAAACGCGCCGCGAGCATCTGATTGAGCTGCGCACTTACCTTGGCATGGAGCCTTTCGGTCTCACCGACTACCGGAAGTCCGTGCACTCGGCCACGGAGCTGGCCCTGCAGTCCGACAAGGGCATCGTGCTGGCCGGCAGCGTGCTTGACGCGCTGCGCCGTCGGCACGTCGTTATTCCGGCCTTGGACGTCATCGAGCGCATCTGCGCCGAAGCCATCACGCGGGCCAACCGCCGCATCTATGCCGCCTTGACGGATGCCCTGTCCGCCGACCACCGACGGCGTTTGGACGATCTGCTCAAACGCCGGGAAGAAGGAAAGTCCACCCGGCTTGCCTGGTTGCGCCAGTCACCGGTGAAACCTAACTCACGGCACATGCTTGAACACATCGAGCGGCTCAAAGCCTGGCAGGCGCTCGACCTGCCTGCCGGCATCGAACGCCAGGTCCATCAGAACCGTCTGCTCAAGATCGCCCGTGAGGGAGGGCAGATGACGCCCGCCGATCTGGCCAAGTTCGAGCCGCACCGCCGCTATGCCACTTTGGTGGCGGTGGCCGTAGAAAGCACGGCCACCGTTACCGATGAAATCATCGATCTGCACGACCGCATCATCGGCAAGATCTTCAATACAGCCAAGAACCGGCACCAGCAACAATTCCAGGCTTCCGGCAAGGCGATCAACGACAAGGTCCGCCTCTACGGCCGCATCGGCAAGGCGCTGATGGAAGCGAAGGAAAACGGCGCCGACCCCTTCGCTGCCATCGAATCGGTCCTGCCGTGGGATGCCTTCACGACCAGCGTGACCGAGGCCCAAAAGCTCGCCCAACCCGAGGGCTTCGATTTCCTGCACCACATCGGCGAAAGCTACACCACGCTGCGCCGCTACGCCCCTGCATTCCTGGCCGTGCTCAAACTGCGGGCAGCACCGGCCGCCAAGGACGTGCTCGAGGCCATCGAGGTGCTGCGTGCCATGAACACCGACACCGCACGCAAAGTTCCGGCAGATGCGCCGAGAAGTTTCGTCAAACCTCGCTGGCGGAGACTCGTCTTCACCAGCGAGGGGATCGACCGGCGTTATTACGAGCTGTGTGCGCTGTCGGAGCTGAAGAACTCGCTGCGCTCAGGCGATATCTGGGTGCAGGGCTCGCGCCAGTTCAAGGACTTCGACGAATACCTCGTCCCAGCGGAAACATTCGCCGACCTGACGGTGGCCGGTGACTTGCCAGTGGCCGTGGCCACCGATTGCGACGAGTACCTGCGCGACCGGCTTTCACTGCTGGAGCAGCAGCTGGCGGTGGTCAACCGTATGGCCGCAGCCAACGGCCTGCCCGACGCCATCATCACCGGGTCCGGGTTGAAGATCACCCCGCTTGACGCGGCCGTTCCCGAGGCCGCGCAAACACTGATCGACCAGACGGCGGCACAGCTGCCGCACGTCAAGATCACCGACATGCTGATGGAGGTTGACCAATGGACCGGGTTCACCCGCCACT
It contains:
- a CDS encoding Tn3 family transposase — its product is MPRRSILSAAERESLLALPDPEDEVIRQYTFSESDLAMIRQRRGAANRLGVAAQLCLLRFPGQGLSAETDVPAALLHWIGRELGIDPACWPDYAAREETRREHLIELRTYLGMEPFGLTDYRKSVHSATELALQSDKGIVLAGSVLDALRRRHVVIPALDVIERICAEAITRANRRIYAALTDALSADHRRRLDDLLKRREEGKSTRLAWLRQSPVKPNSRHMLEHIERLKAWQALDLPAGIERQVHQNRLLKIAREGGQMTPADLAKFEPHRRYATLVAVAVESTATVTDEIIDLHDRIIGKIFNTAKNRHQQQFQASGKAINDKVRLYGRIGKALMEAKENGADPFAAIESVLPWDAFTTSVTEAQKLAQPEGFDFLHHIGESYTTLRRYAPAFLAVLKLRAAPAAKDVLEAIEVLRAMNTDTARKVPADAPRSFVKPRWRRLVFTSEGIDRRYYELCALSELKNSLRSGDIWVQGSRQFKDFDEYLVPAETFADLTVAGDLPVAVATDCDEYLRDRLSLLEQQLAVVNRMAAANGLPDAIITGSGLKITPLDAAVPEAAQTLIDQTAAQLPHVKITDMLMEVDQWTGFTRHFTHLKTGDSAKDKKLLLTTILADGINLGLTKMAESCPGTTYAKLSWLQAWHIRDETYSLALAELVNAQFRQPLAGNWGDGTTSSSDGQRFKAGGRAQSTGHINPKYGTEPGRMFYTHVSDQYSPFSAKVVNVGVRDSTYVLDGLLYHESDLRIEEHYTDTNGFTDHVFGLMHLLGFRFAPRIRDLGETRLYVPKGDTVYDALMPLIGGTLNVKAIRTHWDEILRLSTSIKQGTVTASLMLRKLGSYPRQNGLAVALRELGRIERTVFILDWLQSVELRRRVNAGLNKGEARNALARAVFFNRLGEIRDRGFEQQRYRASGLNLLTAAIVLWNTVYLERAAITLQNADPETQDALLQYLSPLGWEHINLTGDYLWRNSAKPGTGKFRPLRPASRP